The region TTGGGATGTCTTACTATACTCCTAGATGTTTCTAAGTTATGTTGAACGTAGGAATTGGAGGTCATATCACGGTTGGGATTCATATTTGAGATAGAAGTCGCTTTTATATTTGCCATACTTCGGACATTAACGATACGAGGCAGGCTCTGATCAAAAGATATGTTCTTCACACCCGTGTCTTCCAGCTGTGGGGATAATTTAATATTTGGGGCAGGTGGTTGGTCCTTAGTGGTATCAGGATTTGCATGACCAATGTCAAGTCTTTGCTGATGTGGCTGCATTTGCAGAACCTGAACAGGTTGCTCCTTGTGTGTCTTGGGCAATATTGGCCTATATGGCATTAACACTTGCTGAGTTTGATTCAGTGGTTGTTCATTACTGGTTGGAATAAGCAGCAAgtattgttgttgctgttgctgttgtaGCAAGAACTGTTGCTGCTGTTGATGATGCTGTTGTTGCTGTAGAACTTCCAGCTGTCGTTGTTGCTGAGTTTTCTGGAATTGAACCAATCTTTCTCGCGTCAGGCGCTGAATGTGCTCTTGATGttgctgtttttgtttttgttcctgTTTTAGAAAAGCTCGCGGAGATACTTCAACCACCTGAAGCGGTTTAATATTACACAGTGTATTCCTGGCAGCCTGATATCTATGTTGCAATGTAGATATCTTTTCCGGAGATGGAGGTTGGCCATTTGAGATATCATTTGAGTATTTTAACCTATGAAGTTGTTGCAGCGCTATTTCTTGTTCCACTTGACGAGCAGTTTGTCGAGATTGAGAGACCGACGCCACCTTATTCTGGTGTCGCTTTGAAACCTTCCCATCGAATTGTTTCTGATGTTGCATTCTCAATATTTCCAACTGCAAGTCCTTATCTCCGCTTTCGAACTGTCTGCGAGAGGGTAGATTTGGTACCGGTTTTTGCGAATAATCTACAAACTTATATTGCCTTTGATGGATATCAACAGGTGTTTCTTGCGCAGGAGGTACATTGCCTTCAAGATGTCTCTTGTTCAATTCATTCATAGAAGAATAACCTGGTTTAGCTGATAGCAGCTTGGCATGGGCATCATTCAAAGCCTTACTTGGTTGGTTAGTGTTTTTAAGAGTACGGCCACTGGCGAAATTCTCAAGTTTCTCAAGATGTGATATCACCGCACTTTTACCAACATCAGTCTTAATTTGCTTCAGGTAATATTGGTTAAGTTCATAAATTGATAGCTCGTTCTGTAACTGGACTGAACTTTGCTCACTGTCTGTATTTGATCTGGAATTTGTATCGTTTATATCCAGATGATATTTTGCAGGATCTGTCACGCTTCTTTGGATCTGAGATGGTGTTGAAACCACTGGTTTACTTATCACCTTCGATTTCTCTTGTTTGGATTCCATCTTCAGTTTCCAATCCTGCATTTGTTTTTGGAGCATTGCCGGGGTAATATTTCGGGGATTTTGTTTTGTAACAGCTTGCTGGTTTAATGCGGAAGCGTTCGCCTGCAACTGAGATTCTGAATAGGATGGTGGCAAGACCGGTTTACCATCTACATCGAAAAGAACAGCAACATTCTTTCCATCAGGTAGCTGGATAATTTCAACGTGCTCTTTCTTAAACTTTTGTTTTGGAGGATACTCTGCTGTTGCAATCTGCACAATTTCCATTTGGTCTTTTTTGGTAAATTGCTGTTGGTTACGAACCTCCGATGCAGGAAGAGGGACTCTTTCTCTGCGATCCGGTTTAAGCAGCTTCTGCTGAGGATAAGACTGCGGAGCCGAAATCGGTTTCATGCCTTCTTTTTTACCACGTTGTAGTTGTACACGGACATTAGCCTTTGCCATCGCCATCATCTCCTCGTAATCTCTCTCAAGAAGTTCTTCTTGGGTGATAATATCCTTTTCTTCTGCAGACATTGGTGACGTTTTGACACAGTCTTCCCCAGGGTTCTTTGGCGGAGAACTAACGGCCATCGGCATTTGATTCGCTCGTTGTAGCCATCGTTCCTTCAACAATTCTGCCGGGCTCGGTGCATGTGATGTGCTTGTATCTACACTTTCAGATATATTAcgatgaatcttttcatgttggTGAGCAACTCTACGCAGTGGTGTTCGCGGTAGGCAGGTAATAGCTTTAGGAACTGCATCTGATAGACGAGGGGGTGTTCTCGTTGGTAGTTGATTTGCAGGTATTGAATGCACGGGGTCCAGATTTTGAGGAGTTTCTTGAGTAACCTTCTTCACCAACTGGTCGTCTTGATTTAGTTGAGAGCCGTCATTTACCACTCGGTTACCACTGTCTTCATGAGAAGAAAGCTTATCAATTGCTTGTTTTTGTTGAATTTGATTGACATTGCTCTTCATCGTGTATTCTTCATCAATTATTAATGGTGCATCTGTTTCATCTAAATCATCATCAAATCCAAGGCCGTTGATTTGATAGTTATCAGAATGGTTATTCAACATCAACGTCTGGTTTTGTCTCGTTTGAGATGCATTTTGAGAGCTAATAGATTTGACCACACCCGTCACACTAGTTTGAATGTCTGTACTCGTAAGATGACTTGACTGAACTGAACAACCACTCAATTTTGTAGTTGGTACTTGCATTGCCGGTGGCTCTCGTACAGCTACGTTTACAGCACACTCAATTACATTTTGCAGCACATTTCCAACAACAGTAGTTGCTTTTGGTGACATACGTGTGCTCCTGTTACTCAACCTCTCCTCGATTTTCGCTGGAGCTCTTGACTTGTCATCCTCGTCCAATGATTGTTTATCATTAGGTCCTATCAAATCTACTGCTTCTATACCGTTGCTGTCATCTGTATTTAGAGATTCAATACATTGCACTGTATCGCCAtctatagttgtagttgtagaatGAGCTTCGCATTTTTCAACCATTGTTTCATTATCTGTGATCGCATTTTCGCTAGTTTTGGACGTGAGTTTCATTGTTGTACGAACACGTTCATCCAAAGCGTCAGTTTCCATTTCCATATTCCTATACAAATCGGCCAGCCGCACGGTATCATCAATTGGGCCATTTGCCTCCTTCTTTTTGTTTTTACTGCGTTCCTCTTTTAAGGTGGCCGTTGGTATAGTTTGATCTTCCAAACTTGTCATTCTTGCTTTACCTATTCTTTCGATAGATTGCCGAAGGACTTCCTGCATATCTTTTAATACATCCATAGTGGTGGTATCATGGTTGGGTGCTATAAACGTATCGGGTTTGGATGTCAATGGATCATGTGATGCTGTTTCATCACATGTAATTGTTTCTTTTTTCACTGTCACTCTATCATAATTCACGTCCCTTACGtcactgtcattttcttcagaggtTTTAACATTCCCCACATTATCCACACTACTGTTATACGATTGACTCAACTTTAGCGCTTTGTCTTTAGTTTCTTCTTCATCAGCTGATACTATGAAATCTAGATCTGGGTTTGGAATGTCATTGTAAAGATCATCACCATCGGGGATATTTGTTTCTTGGATAGTAGTCTGCTTAAATTGGTCATCTCTGGTCTTGCAGGCCAATGGTTCTTTTGATTGATATTGTTGCTGTTTAGTGACGATATTAGCATCACTATTTGAGGCATTCATACAGTAGTTGGTATCTACTGGACAAGTAAATGGCTTTGTCAACTGTTCATGCTGTTTATATAATTGTTGTCGTTCATCTTCCCCTTGCTGTTTAATATCAGCCTTAGCCTGTACTTTATCTTTCACTTCATTATCGTGCTCATCATATTGTGACATATTTCCATGAATATCTTTTGATTTCGCTGTCTCTCCAGTTTCGGTATCTATAAATCCACGACCATTTTCATCAGTTGAATGACTCAATACTTGATCCAATTTCACATCAGATACTGTTGATTGGACATGTGACATATCAATGTCTGTCTTTGGTTCCGCGAATAACGTGATGTTCTGGTCACAAAGAGTTTCTTTGTCATTTCCTTGCACTTGATTTGCTTGACCCCCTTCTATTTGATATTTTTCTTGATCTCTTCTACTATCATCATCAAATTCGTGAAAAGATGAATGATGTTGGATATCTTGCATATTCCGATTATCCTCTATTTCCTCCTGAACTTCTGGGATTTGTTGACCATCaccaattttatcatttttagGTTGATTCCGAGTCGTTTGAATATTTTCGACCATTTGATCTGTATCTTGATTTGTGATCATTTGAATACCATTTCTAAGAAGATCGTCATATTGATTAGATTGATCTTGAATATTTTGATCATTATCTATACGATCTTTGTCTTCAATTGGTATTGTTTCTTCTTCATCAGGTTCGTTTtgatcactgattttgtcacctGCATGTGCATGAACTTCTGCGATCTTTTGTGCCTCGTCAATTTCATGATATGTTGCTTGATCCTGAAGCACGGTTGCACGATCAAGTTTCAAGAGATTTTTGGATTGATCATCTCTGGTCTTATAATCTCGAAATTCATCTTCGACCATTTGATCCTCATCATGTTCACTTCGATGTTTATTTTGATCTTGAATATATTGATCATCTTCATTTTGGCAATCTTGATCTTCATATTGGCCCTTTTCCTTGGATTGATCTTGAGTCCTTTGACTCCAATGATCGTCATCTTCTTCCTCTTTTGTTTCATGACTTTGATCTTGATTCTTTTCATCACCTTCATGAATATCAACTTGTTCATCAATAGTTTCACCGATTTCATCGCCATCGGATTTGTTGATCGTAGCTTGTCTCTCTTCCATTTCATTTGTCAATACTTCTTTGTCTATAATTTGGTGTTCACTTTCCTCAACTGACATAGAAACATCAACCTCTAGTTGATGAACGTCAGGTTGGGCAACGTGTCCGTCCTCCAATATATTGTTTTCGTCAATACATGCTAGTGAATCGTCAACTCCTTTGGGCATCATTTCAGCTTCCATTAATTGATTAGCAACGATCTGGTTACCTTGCAGATCCATTTGGACTTCTTTCTCAACAACAACACTGCAATCATCTTCTACTGCTGTTTTATGTTGGGCATCGATTGCAATGCTCTTTTTCTCTTCTTCAACGACATTCTCTTTCGAGACCATagcattttctttgtcttttataCGTTCagtttcatcttcatctttatcgTCCACAATTGGCATAGGTTCTTTATTTAACATGTTGCATTCTTTGATGATTTTATCTGGCACCAGCTTATCATATGTACAATCTGGGAATTGTTCTGTTGCTTTTGCGTCCTCTTGCGTGCCCTGATTCATTGAGTTACTAGAGTTACCATCACTAAGCATATGTTCAGTATCGGTGTCTTGCTTTGCGAATTCACGGCTCTGGGTTGTACTATAGCAATGATCTTCATTTCCTGAAGGTATTATGCTTTCACACAGATCAAAAGTGTCCACAGCATTACACGAACCATTCCCCTGTTTATCTTCACCAGGTACCATTCTATCAGAAGAAATGTCATTGCCTTCATTATCGGGGTTAACATCCTGCTTGCCTTGGAAGACGATTTTACTATCCTGAGAAATGTCTATTTTGCTTCCCTCATTAGCACCGAAATCAGAGCCTGTTGAAAATAAAACTTCCTCTGCTACAAATTCTGGTCCTGGTTCAGGAAAGACAGAGGAGCATTTTTGCGGTTTACATGTATTGCTATTGTTTGCTTCTTTCAACGACGAATGCAGAGCTTCAGTACCTGCTGAAAATAGTACTTCTTCTGCTATACTTTCTGGCCCTGGTTCAGGAAACAGAGCTGGTTTACCTTCATTGATATTGTTGGAGTCTTTCAACAAAGAATGCGATACTTCTGCACCTTGTGGTCTTGATACAGGTAACATCAATGCCTCTGTTTGCGGCTGACATGCATCTTTACAACTATCGTTTGATTCTCTTACAAGTGGATCAAGCACTTCTGCACATTGTGGCCTTGATTCAGGTATCACCAAAGCCTCTCTTTGCGGTTTATGTGTATCTTTACAACTATTGTTTGATTCTTTAACAAGGGGATCAAATACTTCTTCTGCAACTTTTGATCTTGGTTCAGGTTCATTTGGTGATGACAATCGGAGTTCCTCGGCATCTTCGGAAGGTTTGTTGTTGGCTGCTTCAACTGGTGAATTAACTTCGTCTTCTACGAAAGCTTCTGGATCATATCTAGGTTGCATTGATGAAGCTGTTTGGAGTTTCTTCGCATCTTTACCATCGCTGTCTTTTCTTTGTGGATACAATACTTTATGTATTGCGACATGTTTGGGTTCAGATTTAGGTAGTTTGGATGACGCTGTTTGGAATGCACTTGTTGAGTTCTTATTATTAGTGCTTTCTTTCATTGACGATTCCAATAGATCTTCTGCGACCCATTGTGATTCTGATATACGTAACGTCGGAGGCACTGACAAGGGCTCACATTCATCATCAGCATGACTTTCAGTTTCTTTTACTGATGGATCCAAACGTTCTTCTGTCAAACGTGTTGGTTCACAGTTATGTAACACCGGTAAGTCCCTGTTGCCAGTATTTGATTCGGAGGTTTCTCTCATTGACATTGGTTGCAGTTGTAATGGGTTTGATGCCTCCGATGACGTCATCGAGCGATGGACGATTTCACTTTGGATACTCTTTGTAACTTCATTTGGTGAATAAATCGGGTTATTTGGTGGATAAACCGGCTTGTCGCGATCATTAGAATCGAAGGTGGATGTGTGCTTGGAAACGGGGATTTGGATTGGGATAATTTTGCCGTCTGTATTCGGCACTGCTGGCTGCTCATTAACTATATCAGTTTGGATATGATCTTCATTGTCAACACGGTTGTATGAACGGCACGAGTCATCAGACTTCAAAGTTGTTTTAGGTACTGCATTGGCGACAAGAGTGACTGGAGTAAAACTTCTGAAGTCTCGCTGACCTGACGTTTCTTCGGCAAAATCGCCATCATCGGACATATCACTGAAACTATTAACTGAAACAGCATGATGCTTCTGAAACATTCGTTGACTAGTTTTGCCGCTATGGTTGATGCAAAGATCATAACCTGAGGTTTCATTGTTAAAATTGGTCGCTTGAATATGAGGACTTGAAGTCCCTTTGAGTTGTTCATTGTTATTGGTTCTATGCTTATTGCCTCTGGAATAAGAGATGTTGCTTGAAGCATTGCAAGACACCGACTTGGAAATGATTTCATCTATTTCCAAAGTTGAGTTGGTGTCTGAAGATTGTTCAAGTGACAGATACGAAGCCTCTTCTTGAAGTTGTTCTTCATATCTTTGCAAATGTTCACTTAATCTACCTTCAGATGACCAATACTCTTTTCCTTTCGGTGTTTGTCTCCTCTCCCGCTGCATATGGACTACTTCCGGCTTACCGGGTTGTACACAAATTCTGTCATTATCAGCACCACGGGTTATTTTGAGACGGATTCCAGGGTTGTCTTGCTCATCACCTGATGTGTCAAATCCAAATGCATCATCGACACGGTGTTCTTTTCCTGTTTTTGACGTACTCATACTGGCAAAGCTCCGTCTATACACACGAAGAGTGCATCCGTCACTCTGTGACGTAAGTGCAGTTTTTACggattttttcttcctttttgacTTAAATCTATGCTTGTCATCTTTATCTTTCTTACTGTATTTTTCCGGTGATGAGCTGGAGCTGTGTCTTTTTCTCTTTCGATGCCGACGCTTGTCTTTAGGCGGTATGGACTTAAGTGTGAGTTGCATAGAGCCAGTGATTGGATTTTCGCGACAAATATATGTAGCACCGGGAGTCAAATCGGTTAATTTGTATTTCATATCATGAAGATGTACTGAACATTGTGTACTTATCGTCACATTGTCCGTTGGAAGCATGACACCATAACGATCAGTGTTTGCGCCCATTTGAGCGATATAGGGGGCGCCCGATCCTACTTGTGACCCGGAAGTAGTTTCCATTTTGTGATGAGATCTAATAAGAACACCGTGACTTACAAAGAGTTTCTTCAGCGTCGGCTGCATCACTTGTTACACATGCCCGGTATAGTCCTGTATACAAATGATaaataggaaagaaaaaagaGTTAGTTAAAAAAGACCAAGTGCCAATTAACGCAATAAGGAGATGGTTGTAACCcctgaactgtatctattgttatgcaatatgcctggGAAGAAATTTGGGTACAAATGAACATCGGGCAGAGAAACCTAAAGGCGCGAATTGAACCGATAGTCTTACGAATGACATACATGACAAATTGTACTGTATAACGACAATACACatggttttaaaataattatctaCTGCGCTTATTTGTCCAAATCTAGAATTCTAGAATTATACCATTAGACCacgaatttcaaaataataagtCCTAGATATTGTATCTGAAAAGAAAATTCGGTTACGTATTCAGTCTTTGTACCTTAATGCACTCTTGCCACCAACGTAAATCATGGCattataatatgtgatgcgatcaagcaaaatcagtcggaactcggaaatattaaattttcagtttcttacaggatagtaaaaagcatttacaaagctggattttgcagaaaactgcaTTGAAACTGAACAACCAGTACCAACGatgtgagcaattaaagagtttccaaaacaacaggaaacaaaaggaaatatttcctttgtttgactatacctcaaaatcaatatttccgagttccgactgattttgcttgatcgcatcacatatggtttAAATGACAATGAGGTAACAGGATCAATTATCATagtaataggtgaaaacaattgaaTGTGTTTCCCTGGAATCCTCCCTAGAATAAATCctgttagggaacaacccaaaagttcgatgaagccctataaacgaaagtcctttcgtaagaaggctaaccccctcccccctcccttctaacgtaagttttcaaatatcgaaaattccaacccggattcataggatacaggaccgtcgctatggtggatggggatgtggaggagtgcaacaatgcaatgatattgatcacgtttatggaagaaaccaatattctatttcattttaaaatattttcttcatacctttctgggcacaaaaaaaattatgacttgctggatcttcaaataaaaaagaatcaaggtgcggtacagctgattaaaaatgaacttacaaattgcaggttgcgagtactgcactcgagtatattgatttgaaattatttcgaagcaaccactgtaaaatgtcaatatcgtacttcagaaaatactaaaatttatatattaaatccttaaaaaagatcaactttgaccgatgttttaactacttttttacaaacgtaatcggactttttgaccccctccctccctaacgaaaggactttcgtttatagggcttcatcgaacttttgggttgttcccttacagTTCCGTGTCATTGTCCGATTACAAAACTTCACAAAATAATGACTATTCACTCTACAGTCCGATATTCGTGATATTAGCAAACACAATGTTGTATTTCTTATGTAGAATCCCTACAGGTTTATGCCGATAAAggtggggttggaaaagttggaaccttcgACGTCAAAATGTTATAGATCCCCTaaaaatgtggattttttttattcccccgTTTTATGGTCTATCATTTTGTTGACCCCCCAGAAATATATGTTATTAACTGTTGATAATTATACCAATGATTCTTTATTGTATTTACTATTATTGTTTCatatatttcttaatattttgtTGAGCTGTGTGTATCACATGTaatttgatgattgatgaaattaATGAATGGATGAATTAGCTAAAATAAAAATGACCATTtgaagttattactcattggagttatAGTGTTACATCCAAATTATAAAGtgcgcaaattttgttgatttgaagcttgagagtacgcAATTGGATACTTAACATTCAAATTGTTTTGGAATGTGCATGCTTGTCGTACATTTTACCTCGTACTTataccctcaatattttttgatCACCTATTAAGGATTGAATTGTTTCCACTTTTTAGGACAATTTTTTTATCCCTCCCTATATTTTTCTACCAtccccaaagtatttatgaaaacTCCCTAAATCAAAgcaacataataattatgttaacaagcattttgagaaaaaaagtaaaagaaaaaaagttctTAAAAACAGGaataaataatacaataattaatTGGTAAAACAATGTCGAGCAGATATATATAACTGAATatcttgaagaaaaaaaatgaagtaTGTAATGGCTGAAACAGATTGCACAATGTTGAAATGCAAAACCAAAATGACAATGCAAATCCGCATATTAAGGTAATTCAACTAAAACAAGTTTAGGGGAAAACGGAAAAGTTAGGGGAAACTGTGTACATCAAATTCAGTCCAAAGGCCAATACAACAGGAGGCCAGCTTCTGAAGCAAGCAAAAAGCAGAAAAGAAATAACTGTCCCATTCAACTCGACAAAGTCTCATTGAATGGAACAGTCacctgaaaatattcttaccactgTACTCATTGACATTCAATATTCGTATACTAACCAACAAAGTCCTAAATGGCTTATAATTCGCCGTAgaaatgatgatgtaacaggattaactaccatagcaataggttaattttttttaatatattgcaTTGCACTAGTACGTTCGCGAAGTACCTCTGCATTGTactatagatgtcaaagaacatgaaaattcatatcatgctgatcactcgcacctgtaagattagtatctttgaaaagagcggtattgtattcaatctatgattgcagacatgcacatatgaagagtgcaatctgcttgtagtgcagggcgatatattaaaaaattattt is a window of Amphiura filiformis chromosome 2, Afil_fr2py, whole genome shotgun sequence DNA encoding:
- the LOC140146278 gene encoding uncharacterized protein; the protein is MQPTLKKLFVSHGVLIRSHHKMETTSGSQVGSGAPYIAQMGANTDRYGVMLPTDNVTISTQCSVHLHDMKYKLTDLTPGATYICRENPITGSMQLTLKSIPPKDKRRHRKRKRHSSSSSPEKYSKKDKDDKHRFKSKRKKKSVKTALTSQSDGCTLRVYRRSFASMSTSKTGKEHRVDDAFGFDTSGDEQDNPGIRLKITRGADNDRICVQPGKPEVVHMQRERRQTPKGKEYWSSEGRLSEHLQRYEEQLQEEASYLSLEQSSDTNSTLEIDEIISKSVSCNASSNISYSRGNKHRTNNNEQLKGTSSPHIQATNFNNETSGYDLCINHSGKTSQRMFQKHHAVSVNSFSDMSDDGDFAEETSGQRDFRSFTPVTLVANAVPKTTLKSDDSCRSYNRVDNEDHIQTDIVNEQPAVPNTDGKIIPIQIPVSKHTSTFDSNDRDKPVYPPNNPIYSPNEVTKSIQSEIVHRSMTSSEASNPLQLQPMSMRETSESNTGNRDLPVLHNCEPTRLTEERLDPSVKETESHADDECEPLSVPPTLRISESQWVAEDLLESSMKESTNNKNSTSAFQTASSKLPKSEPKHVAIHKVLYPQRKDSDGKDAKKLQTASSMQPRYDPEAFVEDEVNSPVEAANNKPSEDAEELRLSSPNEPEPRSKVAEEVFDPLVKESNNSCKDTHKPQREALVIPESRPQCAEVLDPLVRESNDSCKDACQPQTEALMLPVSRPQGAEVSHSLLKDSNNINEGKPALFPEPGPESIAEEVLFSAGTEALHSSLKEANNSNTCKPQKCSSVFPEPGPEFVAEEVLFSTGSDFGANEGSKIDISQDSKIVFQGKQDVNPDNEGNDISSDRMVPGEDKQGNGSCNAVDTFDLCESIIPSGNEDHCYSTTQSREFAKQDTDTEHMLSDGNSSNSMNQGTQEDAKATEQFPDCTYDKLVPDKIIKECNMLNKEPMPIVDDKDEDETERIKDKENAMVSKENVVEEEKKSIAIDAQHKTAVEDDCSVVVEKEVQMDLQGNQIVANQLMEAEMMPKGVDDSLACIDENNILEDGHVAQPDVHQLEVDVSMSVEESEHQIIDKEVLTNEMEERQATINKSDGDEIGETIDEQVDIHEGDEKNQDQSHETKEEEDDDHWSQRTQDQSKEKGQYEDQDCQNEDDQYIQDQNKHRSEHDEDQMVEDEFRDYKTRDDQSKNLLKLDRATVLQDQATYHEIDEAQKIAEVHAHAGDKISDQNEPDEEETIPIEDKDRIDNDQNIQDQSNQYDDLLRNGIQMITNQDTDQMVENIQTTRNQPKNDKIGDGQQIPEVQEEIEDNRNMQDIQHHSSFHEFDDDSRRDQEKYQIEGGQANQVQGNDKETLCDQNITLFAEPKTDIDMSHVQSTVSDVKLDQVLSHSTDENGRGFIDTETGETAKSKDIHGNMSQYDEHDNEVKDKVQAKADIKQQGEDERQQLYKQHEQLTKPFTCPVDTNYCMNASNSDANIVTKQQQYQSKEPLACKTRDDQFKQTTIQETNIPDGDDLYNDIPNPDLDFIVSADEEETKDKALKLSQSYNSSVDNVGNVKTSEENDSDVRDVNYDRVTVKKETITCDETASHDPLTSKPDTFIAPNHDTTTMDVLKDMQEVLRQSIERIGKARMTSLEDQTIPTATLKEERSKNKKKEANGPIDDTVRLADLYRNMEMETDALDERVRTTMKLTSKTSENAITDNETMVEKCEAHSTTTTIDGDTVQCIESLNTDDSNGIEAVDLIGPNDKQSLDEDDKSRAPAKIEERLSNRSTRMSPKATTVVGNVLQNVIECAVNVAVREPPAMQVPTTKLSGCSVQSSHLTSTDIQTSVTGVVKSISSQNASQTRQNQTLMLNNHSDNYQINGLGFDDDLDETDAPLIIDEEYTMKSNVNQIQQKQAIDKLSSHEDSGNRVVNDGSQLNQDDQLVKKVTQETPQNLDPVHSIPANQLPTRTPPRLSDAVPKAITCLPRTPLRRVAHQHEKIHRNISESVDTSTSHAPSPAELLKERWLQRANQMPMAVSSPPKNPGEDCVKTSPMSAEEKDIITQEELLERDYEEMMAMAKANVRVQLQRGKKEGMKPISAPQSYPQQKLLKPDRRERVPLPASEVRNQQQFTKKDQMEIVQIATAEYPPKQKFKKEHVEIIQLPDGKNVAVLFDVDGKPVLPPSYSESQLQANASALNQQAVTKQNPRNITPAMLQKQMQDWKLKMESKQEKSKVISKPVVSTPSQIQRSVTDPAKYHLDINDTNSRSNTDSEQSSVQLQNELSIYELNQYYLKQIKTDVGKSAVISHLEKLENFASGRTLKNTNQPSKALNDAHAKLLSAKPGYSSMNELNKRHLEGNVPPAQETPVDIHQRQYKFVDYSQKPVPNLPSRRQFESGDKDLQLEILRMQHQKQFDGKVSKRHQNKVASVSQSRQTARQVEQEIALQQLHRLKYSNDISNGQPPSPEKISTLQHRYQAARNTLCNIKPLQVVEVSPRAFLKQEQKQKQQHQEHIQRLTRERLVQFQKTQQQRQLEVLQQQQHHQQQQQFLLQQQQQQQYLLLIPTSNEQPLNQTQQVLMPYRPILPKTHKEQPVQVLQMQPHQQRLDIGHANPDTTKDQPPAPNIKLSPQLEDTGVKNISFDQSLPRIVNVRSMANIKATSISNMNPNRDMTSNSYVQHNLETSRSIVRHPNSQHISSYQPQLYNHVKSPPPPQQQQNMISRQDKTDLNSNRIGNNSSRGKDNWQQISPPIRVANNRPNSIPPVNTSVNVVDAHDAVLIPEHLLLENNEDNQQRAQHRLNVFNVRSNQMVTQNDKRRKRNRSDGDPHISPQRQQQRPQQQQQRPQQQLLQHQHQLPQQRAKQGHDQLLQYQVPLHRVSNPQYINPTETISSQAQVEYGGREYTLEIASKQSKVLQSDSDSDTSNKPSESLKRPASSEFSSEVVKRSKVVLNPVPSKAQCENPLISYKSTSPPSVSPDANDTVSMSRDVARIQQTSVDITNEIDLSGFSVPMDLTCKR